Within the Mustela lutreola isolate mMusLut2 chromosome 2, mMusLut2.pri, whole genome shotgun sequence genome, the region aggctccccgctgagcagagagcctgatgtggggctccatcccaggaccctgggatcatgaaccaagctgaaggcagaggctttaacccactgagccactcaggcgccccgggagttttattttttaaactacattaCTTAATCCCATGGCTGGTGGAAATTTCACACTTTTATCCTCTGCTTGGCTTAAAGTAAGGTATCAAGCTACTATATAAGGTGTGATTTCTATAAAAGGAGCCATGCCAAAAGAAATAATGtgtttgcttcctcctccccagttTTCTCAAGATGCCAACCTCAAAGACAAGTTCAAGGTGCAAGCTTTAATTTACCCAGTCCTACAAGCTTTAGATTTCAACACACCCTCTTACCAGCAAAATGTGAACACACCGATCCTACCCCGTTACGTCATGGTGAAGTACTGGGTAGACTACTTCCAAGGCAACCATGACTTTGTCCAGGCAATGATAGTCAACAACCACACTTCTCTTGACGTGGAAGAAGCTGTTGCCCTCAGGGCCCGTCTAAACTGGACGTCCCTCTTGCCGGCCTCCATCACAAAGGGCTACAGGCCCGTCATGCAGACCACTGGCAACGCCAGGATTGTGCGGGAGATCCCTCAGCTGCTGGATGCCCGGGCAGCCCCTCTCATCGCTGATCAGGAAGTCCTGCGGCACCTCCCAAAGACCTATATTCTGACGTGTGAGTACGACGTCCTAAGAGACGATGGGATCATGTACGCCAAGCGTCTGGAGAGCGCAGGTGTGGAGGTGACCCTTGATCACTATGAGGATGGTTTCCACGGCTGCATGATTTTCACCAGCTGGCCCACCAACTTCTCAGTGGGAATCCGGACTAGGAATAGTTACATCAAGTGGCTGGATCAAAACCTGTGAACGAGTCACATTTCTAGAATGTGTGAGCCCCTCTTGACCTCCTGCACCTGCTTCGGAAATTGATGCACTTTTTAGTTGACTGATTTCCCCCGGTGACTTGTGAGTGACGTAATCTCTATTCCTTGCCTACCCTGTGTGAATTTAATTTCTGGAAATGTGCTTAACTAACGTACGTACAAAATGTCTGAGGCTGGTTCTCAAAGCGGGCCAGTCTCTCTGTTCTTGTTGTTTTAGCCAAACTACTACCAATACTCACGACTGCAGAGAACAGGACAAGGAGCTGAAATAGCTTTAGGTTCTGTCTTCCTCAAGAAAATCTTTCTAGAAGAAATTCTTCCAGCTGTGGATGACATAGTGACCtttaatgaggaaagaaaatgtgggCTCTTCAACTTGCGAGGGTCTACTTTAAATTCAGAGCAGTGTTACCTGTGTGCACGTAAAGGTCAGTTCTGGGTACCAAGTGCCCTCTGTTCTTTACAGATAGATGGTTTTGTTTCCTATGGGAATTTCGGCCAAGGTGTTCTAGCAAGGACAAGTTTCTCAAATGCCTTTCTTCCTTTAGAGCGTTGATGTTATGGGATAGCTATCTCTAAGTCCAGTCAGATTAGAACAATACTTGAAAGTTACTTTCTACCACTATTATTAGAAAATATAGTCGCATGGGCTGGAAATCTTGTACATTGCTACATTTTTTGGGTATGCTCTCTCCATTGGGGAGAACTTCTGGGAGCAAATTCATTTAGATTTAGGATAAATCTTCTAGTACAGAACAAGTAAAAACAGACAAACGAacagacttatttattttcataagtaATACTTCTGACGTAAATTACCAAAAGAAGTGTGTAATATATTTGGCATAGTCAGGAAAGAAGATACATTTAATattgaaattatgaaaaatatcttCAGAGGGTCTAGTTTATTCttgaaaactcaattttttcaCTTACATGGCTTTAAAATGGGGCTATTTTGGTATATATgatgtattgtttatttttttaagttatttaatgtTAATATATACAGCTAGacttaagatttttcaaaataatgtctataatgaatattaaaaataatgatattttttaaaaaaagaaactaccttAGAATTATATCCACATGTAATTTTACGGAAAGACGTAAAGTAGCTACTAATACTACTACACATTAGGCTTAAATATTTTGATGCTTATATGCaatcacaaattaaaataattagaaactgTGACTACACCCGGTAAAGTCGGCTAAGTTTATAGCTCAGTAACTTCAGTAAGACACACACTGCTCGTTTCTGCCCTCCTCTGTGGTCAGAAGAACACTAGCTCATATTCTGCTGGGTGACGCGTCCATTGGCACCTGGTACCTTCACCTCTTCTTATCTCCTTCCAGCCTGGTCTCGAAGTTACGATACCCCAAGCTCGACTTCGTGTAAAGCCTTCACTGCCAGTGGGAACATCTTTGGCATAGGAAGGGACTCCGATTC harbors:
- the NCEH1 gene encoding neutral cholesterol ester hydrolase 1 isoform X2 gives rise to the protein MAEELNAVIVSIEYRLVPKVYFPAQIHDVVHATKYFLQPEVLHKYSVDPDRIGISGDSAGGNLAAAVGQQFSQDANLKDKFKVQALIYPVLQALDFNTPSYQQNVNTPILPRYVMVKYWVDYFQGNHDFVQAMIVNNHTSLDVEEAVALRARLNWTSLLPASITKGYRPVMQTTGNARIVREIPQLLDARAAPLIADQEVLRHLPKTYILTCEYDVLRDDGIMYAKRLESAGVEVTLDHYEDGFHGCMIFTSWPTNFSVGIRTRNSYIKWLDQNL
- the NCEH1 gene encoding neutral cholesterol ester hydrolase 1 isoform X1; protein product: MRSSCVLLTALVALVAYYIYIPLPSAVSDPWKLMLLDATFRSAQQVSNLIHSLGLSHHLLALNFIIISFGKKSAWSSAQVKVTDTDFDGVEVRVFEGSPKPEEPLKRSIIYIHGGGWALASAKIRYYDELCTAMAEELNAVIVSIEYRLVPKVYFPAQIHDVVHATKYFLQPEVLHKYSVDPDRIGISGDSAGGNLAAAVGQQFSQDANLKDKFKVQALIYPVLQALDFNTPSYQQNVNTPILPRYVMVKYWVDYFQGNHDFVQAMIVNNHTSLDVEEAVALRARLNWTSLLPASITKGYRPVMQTTGNARIVREIPQLLDARAAPLIADQEVLRHLPKTYILTCEYDVLRDDGIMYAKRLESAGVEVTLDHYEDGFHGCMIFTSWPTNFSVGIRTRNSYIKWLDQNL